Proteins encoded in a region of the Candidatus Nanosynbacter sp. HMT-352 genome:
- a CDS encoding 50S ribosomal protein L27: MSKVKAGGSSKNIHNNAGQRLGVKRFGGQKVSAGEVLVRQTGATKIAGDGTYVSRNFTIHAAKDGVVGFKSVKKTKFTGKSERRTQVVVL; this comes from the coding sequence ATGTCAAAGGTTAAAGCTGGTGGTTCTAGTAAGAATATCCACAACAATGCTGGTCAACGTCTTGGCGTTAAGCGATTTGGCGGTCAAAAAGTTTCCGCTGGAGAAGTTCTAGTTCGCCAAACTGGCGCTACAAAGATCGCTGGTGACGGTACATACGTTAGCCGTAATTTCACCATCCACGCTGCAAAAGATGGCGTAGTTGGCTTTAAGTCAGTCAAGAAAACCAAGTTTACCGGCAAATCAGAACGCCGAACGCAAGTTGTTGTTCTTTAA
- a CDS encoding response regulator, producing MNGQKKKILLVEDDTALSAVYRSRLEIEGFDVREANNGEDALSATVEYRPDLILLDVMMPKISGFDVLDILRNTPETANVRIIMLTALSQPKDRERAESLGVDDYLVKSQVVIGDVVARVKHHLGVQ from the coding sequence ATGAACGGACAAAAAAAGAAGATTTTACTAGTTGAAGATGATACGGCTCTGTCAGCAGTCTATAGATCGCGACTGGAGATTGAAGGGTTTGATGTTAGAGAGGCTAACAATGGAGAAGACGCTCTGTCTGCTACTGTTGAGTATCGTCCAGATTTGATTCTTTTGGATGTGATGATGCCAAAGATCAGTGGTTTTGATGTTCTGGATATTCTTCGTAATACGCCAGAAACCGCTAATGTCAGGATTATCATGTTAACGGCGCTCAGTCAGCCAAAGGACAGGGAGCGAGCTGAGAGCTTGGGTGTTGATGATTATCTGGTGAAATCTCAGGTTGTAATTGGCGACGTTGTGGCGCGTGTAAAACATCACCTAGGTGTTCAATAG
- the recO gene encoding DNA repair protein RecO — MTGQSERVKAIVLRRTNYAEADRVLQLLTPKGRRSVIAKGVRRERSKLAGGIELFAICDVVIRSGRGDLGLLTSARLSAFYRHILEDYDRMQFAYSVMKLVSAASENIDEPEWYYVLSQVLEQLNNPAINQKLIETWFYLQYASLLGDELNLRTDVTTAALLPDKKYMYDNAEKSLRLAEQGDLGADAIKLLRLIQAKPLTNVAQIGGITEVINDCWLTARQHAAV, encoded by the coding sequence ATGACGGGGCAGAGTGAGCGAGTAAAAGCAATTGTTTTGAGGCGAACGAATTACGCCGAAGCTGACCGAGTTTTGCAATTATTAACGCCAAAAGGTCGACGTAGTGTAATCGCAAAAGGCGTGCGTCGGGAGCGCAGTAAATTAGCGGGCGGAATTGAATTATTCGCGATTTGTGATGTGGTTATCCGTTCTGGTCGGGGCGATTTGGGGCTATTAACTTCCGCTCGATTATCGGCTTTTTATCGGCATATTTTGGAAGATTACGATCGGATGCAATTTGCATATTCGGTGATGAAATTGGTTTCTGCGGCGAGTGAAAATATTGACGAACCAGAGTGGTATTATGTACTGAGTCAAGTTTTAGAGCAATTGAATAATCCTGCGATAAACCAAAAATTGATTGAAACGTGGTTTTATTTGCAATACGCGAGTTTGCTGGGTGATGAATTGAATCTTCGCACGGATGTAACGACGGCGGCGCTACTTCCTGATAAAAAATATATGTATGACAATGCAGAGAAAAGCTTGAGATTGGCGGAGCAGGGCGATTTGGGTGCAGACGCAATCAAATTGTTAAGGTTAATCCAGGCAAAACCACTCACGAATGTGGCGCAAATTGGCGGAATAACTGAGGTTATAAACGATTGTTGGCTGACCGCCAGACAGCACGCCGCGGTGTAA
- a CDS encoding response regulator, whose protein sequence is MKKLLIVEDDKNWADILGKFAADVGAEHRVVVSGGQAIEIIDDWRPDAVILDMLLAGETAIALLNELRSYADLASLPIVVCTNIDVKMDDLRPLGVKAILNKTSMRPNEARAIFREVLNDGAE, encoded by the coding sequence ATGAAAAAACTGTTAATCGTTGAAGATGATAAGAATTGGGCGGATATTCTGGGCAAGTTTGCCGCGGATGTTGGGGCGGAACATCGAGTGGTGGTTTCTGGTGGTCAGGCTATTGAAATTATTGATGATTGGAGGCCTGATGCGGTGATTTTAGATATGTTGCTGGCGGGAGAAACGGCGATTGCTTTGTTGAATGAACTGCGATCGTACGCGGATTTGGCGAGTTTGCCGATTGTGGTTTGTACGAATATTGACGTTAAAATGGACGATTTGCGTCCGCTTGGCGTGAAGGCGATTTTGAATAAAACATCGATGCGTCCGAATGAGGCGCGGGCGATTTTTCGCGAGGTTCTAAATGACGGGGCAGAGTGA
- a CDS encoding lysylphosphatidylglycerol synthase transmembrane domain-containing protein: MLPKVLQLLKSPRAVMSVLTLVVLAIIIFLSRHELVKAWNLFLHADLWLLFLLLPFQIIVYFAGGEMIFSYLREKNLIHHISRLEQTRIALELNLVNHIFPSGGVSGISYTTWRMHKLGVSSARSTFAQVIRYVTGFLSLLVLLVIAVLALAIDGKVNRYIVAASFLLIIVVLALTFGLIFMFSSKQRMQTTAAKLSRFINTLVKIATLGKKRRVMKSKKVEEFFVDMQDDFQDLSNHPKLLIKPMIWGTVYTVFDVAMFTVAFLSLGVFVNPAILMVGYGVAGLAAIFVFTPGGTGVYETIMIIFLSMAGTPPDLAIAGIILTRAILLTGTIIFGYIFYQHALIKYGKPDDSQI; encoded by the coding sequence ATGTTACCGAAGGTGTTGCAATTGTTAAAGTCGCCACGAGCTGTTATGAGCGTTTTGACGTTGGTGGTTTTGGCAATAATAATTTTTCTATCTCGGCATGAGCTAGTGAAGGCGTGGAATCTGTTTTTGCACGCGGATTTATGGCTATTATTCTTACTATTGCCGTTTCAGATTATCGTGTACTTCGCTGGCGGCGAGATGATTTTTTCGTATTTAAGAGAGAAGAATCTGATTCATCATATTTCCAGGTTGGAGCAGACGAGGATTGCGCTGGAGCTCAATTTGGTCAATCATATTTTTCCGTCGGGTGGAGTTAGTGGGATTTCGTATACGACATGGCGAATGCATAAACTTGGCGTGAGTTCGGCGCGTTCGACATTTGCGCAGGTGATTCGTTACGTTACGGGATTTTTGTCTCTTTTGGTTTTGTTGGTTATTGCTGTGTTGGCGCTTGCTATCGATGGTAAGGTTAATCGTTATATCGTTGCCGCTAGTTTCTTGCTGATTATCGTGGTTTTGGCATTAACTTTTGGTCTAATTTTTATGTTCTCGTCGAAGCAGCGCATGCAGACGACTGCCGCTAAATTGTCTAGATTTATCAATACGCTGGTAAAAATTGCAACCTTGGGTAAGAAGCGACGAGTGATGAAGTCGAAGAAAGTTGAAGAGTTTTTTGTTGATATGCAGGACGATTTTCAAGATTTATCTAATCATCCGAAACTTCTAATAAAACCGATGATTTGGGGAACTGTTTACACTGTTTTTGATGTGGCAATGTTTACAGTGGCGTTTTTATCACTGGGTGTTTTTGTTAATCCGGCGATTCTGATGGTTGGATATGGCGTGGCGGGATTGGCGGCTATTTTTGTGTTTACTCCTGGCGGCACTGGCGTGTATGAAACTATTATGATTATTTTCTTAAGTATGGCAGGCACTCCGCCGGATTTGGCGATTGCTGGAATAATTTTGACGCGAGCAATTTTACTTACTGGCACGATTATCTTTGGCTATATTTTCTATCAACACGCACTGATTAAATACGGCAAGCCAGATGATTCCCAGATTTAA
- a CDS encoding TRM11 family SAM-dependent methyltransferase, translated as MFIAILGRQPEISIAELEAVYGTQNIQKISNQAATVNCDNLSIDNLGGTIKCGQVTTKIKSQKSDRNTLLQASKNIVEKYTKKLSYSQKKITLGISFYGNKTDPRNVQKIGIILKNNLKKSGVSLRLIPNKTAALSTATSHNNKLGRSEAKIEIIIAKNAYGDLIIAESRGTQNINSYTQRDRGRPKRDAFVGMLPPKLAQIMINLSGAKPNDYLWDPFCGTGTVLQEAALIGVNAYGSDLSDKMISYTTENMNWVEKTFSTKTFWQAHQADATSVKLTGEQKERISRIVCETYLGQPFSAPPSPEKLHEVVGNCNHIISDFLQNIHSQIRPDTTLCIAVPAWQDREGRFTHLPLIKNLKKLGYQQIIDKNLLYHREDQVVAREILVLKLADIAKTA; from the coding sequence ATGTTTATAGCTATTCTCGGTCGCCAGCCTGAAATCTCTATCGCTGAATTAGAGGCGGTTTACGGCACTCAAAACATCCAAAAAATCTCCAACCAAGCCGCCACGGTTAATTGCGACAATTTATCAATTGACAATCTCGGCGGAACGATTAAGTGCGGACAAGTTACCACGAAGATAAAGTCGCAAAAATCAGACCGCAATACCCTGCTCCAAGCCTCAAAAAATATTGTTGAAAAATACACGAAAAAACTTTCATATAGCCAGAAAAAAATAACGCTTGGGATAAGTTTTTATGGCAATAAAACAGATCCGAGAAACGTCCAAAAAATCGGAATTATCTTAAAAAACAACCTGAAAAAATCTGGCGTTAGTTTGCGCCTAATTCCTAATAAAACCGCCGCGCTGTCCACTGCGACCTCTCACAATAATAAACTCGGCAGGTCTGAGGCGAAAATTGAAATTATCATAGCTAAGAACGCATACGGAGATTTGATAATCGCTGAAAGTCGTGGTACTCAAAATATCAATTCGTATACTCAGCGCGACCGCGGACGACCAAAGCGCGATGCCTTCGTGGGAATGCTTCCACCCAAGCTTGCACAAATTATGATTAACCTATCTGGCGCAAAACCTAACGATTACCTTTGGGATCCGTTTTGTGGCACAGGAACGGTACTACAAGAAGCTGCGCTTATCGGCGTGAATGCTTACGGCAGTGATTTGAGCGATAAGATGATATCTTACACGACCGAAAATATGAACTGGGTGGAAAAGACTTTTTCAACAAAAACTTTCTGGCAAGCACATCAGGCCGATGCCACCTCTGTAAAATTAACAGGTGAACAGAAAGAGCGAATTTCTCGAATTGTTTGCGAAACATATTTAGGTCAGCCATTTTCCGCACCACCCAGCCCAGAAAAACTTCACGAAGTAGTCGGAAATTGTAATCACATAATTAGCGATTTTCTACAAAATATCCATTCGCAAATTCGCCCAGACACGACACTTTGTATAGCCGTTCCAGCATGGCAAGACCGCGAAGGCAGATTTACTCACCTGCCTCTAATAAAAAATCTTAAAAAACTTGGATATCAGCAAATTATCGATAAAAATCTCTTATACCACCGCGAGGATCAGGTCGTTGCCAGAGAAATATTGGTATTAAAACTCGCAGATATAGCCAAAACCGCTTGA
- the xseA gene encoding exodeoxyribonuclease VII large subunit, protein MIPRFNVSNFIAVVNQTFDVAFAGTVEVEGEVSGLKSYPPKYAFFDLKDDDGLVRCFVGFSNLRTPIEDGMKVVVRAMPALRDNGAFSLNVQEIRPLGKGSLKRSFDLLKQKLTVEGLFNSERKRPLPQYPQRVAVISSTKAAGYADFMKISGERWGGVKFVVANVNVQGVNAADQAVRAISYFNQMSESPDVIVLIRGGGSAEDLASFNDEKLVRAVASSRIPTMTGIGHEIDESLCDLAADVRAATPSNAAQLLFPDKREVIRHLHYRLIDAKDSIRRAIEEQSLNATILQKEALKQWSSRVDAAVNATLSQQKVIAEYDPEMALRRGYAMIKGDLQIGNIVEITTKDIIMKARIENSEQRYDN, encoded by the coding sequence ATGATTCCCAGATTTAATGTTAGTAATTTCATAGCAGTTGTCAATCAGACTTTTGACGTGGCTTTTGCTGGAACGGTTGAAGTTGAGGGCGAAGTTTCTGGCCTCAAGTCTTATCCTCCGAAATACGCTTTTTTCGATCTAAAAGATGACGACGGGCTGGTTCGATGTTTTGTTGGTTTTAGCAATTTACGCACGCCAATTGAGGATGGAATGAAAGTTGTTGTTCGAGCGATGCCGGCGCTTAGGGATAATGGCGCCTTTAGTTTGAATGTTCAAGAGATTCGCCCATTAGGCAAGGGAAGTTTGAAGCGAAGTTTTGATCTTTTGAAGCAAAAATTGACAGTTGAGGGTTTGTTTAATTCTGAAAGAAAGCGGCCATTACCGCAATATCCTCAGAGGGTGGCTGTTATTTCCAGTACAAAAGCGGCGGGATATGCTGATTTTATGAAGATTTCCGGTGAGCGTTGGGGTGGCGTGAAATTCGTAGTCGCCAACGTTAATGTGCAGGGTGTGAATGCTGCAGATCAAGCTGTTCGAGCAATATCATATTTTAATCAAATGTCAGAATCTCCAGATGTGATTGTTTTGATTCGTGGCGGTGGTAGCGCGGAGGATTTGGCAAGTTTTAACGATGAGAAGCTAGTACGAGCGGTGGCGAGTAGTCGCATTCCGACGATGACTGGAATTGGTCATGAGATTGATGAAAGCTTATGTGATTTGGCGGCGGACGTTCGTGCAGCCACGCCGAGTAATGCTGCGCAATTGCTGTTTCCTGATAAGCGAGAAGTGATTCGGCATTTGCATTACAGATTAATTGACGCGAAAGATTCAATTCGTAGAGCTATCGAAGAACAGTCGCTCAATGCAACAATATTGCAAAAAGAAGCGTTAAAACAGTGGTCAAGCCGTGTAGATGCGGCTGTAAATGCAACATTGTCACAACAAAAAGTTATCGCTGAGTATGATCCGGAAATGGCGCTGCGTCGTGGCTATGCAATGATCAAGGGTGATTTACAGATTGGTAATATTGTAGAGATTACAACAAAAGATATAATTATGAAAGCGAGGATTGAGAATAGTGAACAACGATATGACAATTGA
- a CDS encoding glycine--tRNA ligase: MSQAKMEDIISLCKRRGFIYQGSDVYGGLSGTWDYGPLGVQLKRNIMNLWWRMFVDERDDIYGVDAAILMNPKVWKASGHVDTFVDPLCEDTVNHRRYRTDHILKDNEVDADGLTMEQMDEVITERGIKSPDGNPLSKSRTFNMMFKTSVGATESEDSVAYLRPETAQGIFTNFKNVVDSFYPDLPFGIAQQGKAFRNEIAPRDFVFRSREFEQMEIEYFVNPENWQEAFDELLKSTHEFLEALVLDPKNIHELDVPAEDRAHYSKKTIDIEYDFPIGKEELMGIAYRTDFDLMNIQRVSGKSMEYTIKGTNEKFVPHVIEPSFGVERALMAVLSSAYREDEQNGSRRVYLALPEHLAPVKFAVSPLLKNKPELVEKAREIYANLSKKNPGRVMWDDNGNIGKRYRRQDEIGTPYCVVVDFQTLEDDTVTVRERDTTEQRRVKIEDFARQDS; encoded by the coding sequence ATGAGTCAAGCAAAAATGGAAGATATTATTAGCCTGTGTAAGCGTCGAGGTTTTATTTATCAGGGTTCTGATGTTTACGGCGGTTTGTCTGGAACGTGGGATTACGGTCCGCTTGGCGTTCAATTGAAGCGTAACATTATGAATTTGTGGTGGCGAATGTTTGTTGACGAACGTGATGATATATATGGCGTTGATGCGGCGATTTTGATGAATCCGAAAGTCTGGAAGGCGAGTGGGCATGTGGATACGTTTGTTGATCCATTATGTGAAGATACGGTTAATCATCGACGTTATCGTACGGATCATATCCTTAAAGACAATGAGGTTGATGCGGACGGTTTGACGATGGAGCAAATGGATGAAGTGATTACGGAACGGGGAATTAAAAGCCCAGACGGTAATCCACTGAGTAAATCTCGCACGTTTAATATGATGTTTAAGACGAGCGTTGGCGCCACTGAAAGTGAAGACAGCGTTGCATATCTTCGTCCAGAAACCGCTCAGGGAATTTTTACCAATTTTAAGAACGTTGTTGATAGTTTTTATCCAGACTTGCCGTTTGGAATTGCTCAGCAGGGCAAAGCGTTTCGCAATGAAATTGCGCCGCGAGATTTTGTTTTCCGTAGCCGAGAGTTTGAGCAAATGGAGATTGAGTATTTTGTCAATCCAGAAAATTGGCAGGAAGCGTTTGATGAGTTGTTGAAGTCGACGCACGAGTTTTTGGAGGCATTGGTATTAGACCCTAAGAATATTCACGAGTTGGACGTTCCGGCGGAAGACAGGGCGCATTACAGTAAGAAAACGATTGACATTGAATATGATTTTCCAATTGGCAAAGAAGAGCTGATGGGGATCGCGTATCGGACTGATTTTGACCTGATGAATATTCAGCGCGTCAGCGGAAAGAGCATGGAGTATACAATCAAGGGGACGAATGAAAAGTTTGTGCCGCACGTGATTGAGCCGAGTTTTGGTGTTGAGCGGGCGCTGATGGCGGTGTTGTCGAGTGCATATCGCGAGGACGAGCAGAACGGCAGTAGGCGTGTTTATCTGGCACTTCCAGAGCATTTGGCGCCAGTTAAATTTGCCGTTTCGCCGCTACTTAAGAATAAGCCAGAATTGGTGGAGAAGGCGCGTGAAATTTACGCCAACCTATCTAAGAAAAATCCTGGACGTGTTATGTGGGATGACAATGGAAACATCGGTAAGCGCTATCGCCGTCAGGATGAAATTG
- a CDS encoding S41 family peptidase: protein MVTGEKRQQLSWFLTLVIVAIVSFVAGARSDALFANVASVFGIRTSNKTIDLSSVQKTYQELIANYDGKLDTQKLIYGANRGLVEAAGDPHTSYMDPDEAKEFDKSLSGQIGGGIGAEIGLRNNKPTIIKPLENSPAQKAGIKAGEVIVKVNDESSSDWSVDKVVSKIRGEIGTSVKLTLLSEGQTREVSVVRQNIVSPAVESEVDGEIGILKVNRFGDDTVSLSRKYASEFVEKGVKKVILDLRNNPGGTVGAAQGLLGIWLDNQIAMTERRGSEIVKTLRTTGAPILGNMKTVVLINGNSASASEITAGALREYGKATLVGQKSYGKGSVQIVLGLPGGSQMKVTEARWYTPKGKNIDKTGIEPDVKVDLSSDDVNNSVDPQMDKAKSL, encoded by the coding sequence ATGGTTACGGGAGAGAAAAGACAGCAATTAAGTTGGTTTTTGACGCTTGTTATTGTGGCTATTGTTAGTTTTGTGGCGGGAGCTCGCTCTGATGCACTGTTTGCTAATGTGGCGTCGGTATTTGGCATCAGAACTTCAAATAAGACGATTGACTTATCTAGTGTTCAAAAAACATATCAAGAACTGATTGCTAATTATGACGGAAAATTAGATACTCAAAAGTTAATTTATGGTGCCAATCGTGGATTAGTCGAAGCGGCAGGTGATCCCCATACGTCGTATATGGATCCGGATGAGGCAAAGGAATTTGACAAGTCATTAAGTGGTCAAATTGGTGGTGGAATTGGTGCGGAGATTGGTCTTAGAAATAATAAGCCGACTATCATAAAACCTCTAGAAAACAGTCCAGCTCAGAAGGCGGGAATTAAGGCTGGTGAGGTAATTGTTAAGGTGAATGATGAGTCATCTTCTGATTGGTCGGTAGATAAAGTTGTGAGTAAAATTCGTGGAGAAATTGGCACTTCTGTTAAGTTGACGCTTTTGAGTGAGGGTCAGACGCGTGAGGTGTCGGTTGTGCGTCAGAATATAGTTTCTCCGGCAGTAGAGTCGGAAGTTGATGGAGAGATTGGTATTTTGAAAGTTAACCGATTTGGCGATGATACAGTAAGCTTGTCTAGAAAATACGCTTCGGAATTTGTTGAAAAAGGAGTTAAGAAGGTGATTTTGGATCTCCGAAACAACCCGGGCGGAACAGTTGGAGCTGCTCAAGGGCTATTGGGTATTTGGCTGGACAATCAAATAGCTATGACCGAGCGTCGAGGCTCTGAAATTGTTAAAACGCTGCGTACGACTGGAGCGCCAATTCTGGGCAATATGAAGACGGTGGTGCTTATTAACGGCAATAGTGCTAGTGCTAGTGAGATTACGGCTGGGGCACTTCGTGAATATGGAAAGGCTACCCTGGTTGGGCAGAAGAGTTACGGTAAGGGAAGCGTGCAGATCGTGCTTGGGCTGCCTGGCGGGTCGCAAATGAAGGTTACGGAAGCCAGATGGTACACGCCAAAGGGTAAAAATATAGATAAAACTGGTATAGAACCTGATGTAAAAGTTGATCTTTCGTCGGACGATGTCAATAATAGCGTAGACCCTCAGATGGATAAAGCAAAATCGCTATAA
- a CDS encoding sensor histidine kinase: MAGKEWSDADFGGLPSVLVAAHELKTPLALIRQLALLLDDDLTSSADKTQIQQRIIRTSEQALQLTIDLANSANLTPSLFPLEPVNPLALCQQVAMETKFNAVLYGRKVSWPKSSRNSQLILANRTLLGRILANFLNNALAYTEDGSEIKVSVKATKDAVRMSVRDFGPMMSLKEYRLLLDEMETRKTVRTRPESSGLGIYVANQFARAMNGRIGLIRHRDGLTFYVEMPISRQLSLI, encoded by the coding sequence ATGGCAGGTAAAGAGTGGAGTGATGCTGATTTTGGGGGATTGCCGAGCGTTTTGGTGGCGGCACACGAGCTGAAAACGCCGCTGGCTTTGATTAGGCAATTGGCGCTACTGTTGGACGACGATTTAACCAGTTCTGCCGATAAAACTCAGATCCAGCAACGAATTATTCGAACTTCTGAACAGGCGTTGCAGCTTACGATCGATTTGGCAAATTCAGCTAATTTAACGCCGTCGTTATTTCCGCTTGAACCGGTTAATCCGTTGGCTTTATGCCAGCAAGTAGCGATGGAAACGAAGTTCAACGCAGTGCTTTATGGGCGAAAAGTTAGCTGGCCTAAGAGCAGTCGAAATAGTCAATTGATATTAGCGAACCGAACACTTTTGGGGCGAATTTTAGCGAACTTTTTGAATAACGCACTGGCATATACAGAGGATGGGTCGGAAATTAAGGTTTCGGTTAAGGCGACAAAAGATGCCGTAAGGATGAGCGTGCGAGATTTTGGACCGATGATGAGTTTGAAGGAGTATCGGCTTTTGCTTGATGAAATGGAAACGCGAAAAACCGTACGAACAAGGCCGGAAAGTAGTGGGCTGGGGATTTACGTGGCGAATCAATTTGCGCGGGCGATGAATGGGCGAATTGGTCTGATTCGTCACCGTGATGGATTGACTTTTTATGTAGAAATGCCAATTAGTCGGCAGTTGAGCTTGATATGA
- a CDS encoding CHAP domain-containing protein: MKLRSTTPVSASLVSRASLVAMSALLAGSGIFGLASHVLARDYNAEIQTKQQEADNYNAEASRLGEMADSLQAELDKINGQISAIQAQISDSQKKINNLNEQIKKNEASIKQNRKAMGRILADLYVDDQISPLEMLASSKNISDYIDKQEQRSSLKTSLNDKIKEIKALQKKLEENKKSVENTLRDQELQRNAMAAKQSEKAKLIADTKNDQNNYAALAQKRNSEVAKLREEQAAANRRALGGSNVSIPGGVPGGGGYPGVWASAPLDAYVDPWGLYTRECVSYVAWKIHSTGRYVPHFGGAGNANQWPSTAARHGISSGSTPKVGSAAVMNIGYYGHVMYVESVNGDGTITVSDYNFAWDGLYRHYTRSASGLTYVYF, from the coding sequence ATGAAACTACGGTCCACCACACCAGTTTCGGCATCATTGGTCAGCAGAGCGTCTCTGGTGGCGATGTCTGCATTGCTCGCTGGATCGGGCATTTTTGGCTTGGCATCACACGTATTGGCTCGCGATTATAATGCTGAAATTCAGACAAAACAACAAGAAGCAGATAATTATAATGCCGAGGCTTCGCGCTTGGGTGAGATGGCTGATAGTTTGCAAGCGGAACTTGATAAGATAAACGGACAGATATCAGCTATTCAGGCGCAGATTTCTGATAGTCAAAAGAAGATTAATAATCTTAATGAACAAATAAAGAAGAATGAAGCGTCTATTAAGCAGAATCGTAAAGCGATGGGCCGTATCTTAGCAGACTTGTATGTCGACGATCAGATTTCGCCGCTAGAGATGCTTGCTAGTTCGAAAAATATCAGCGACTATATCGATAAGCAAGAGCAGCGCAGTTCTTTGAAGACGTCATTGAACGATAAGATTAAAGAAATTAAGGCTTTGCAGAAAAAGCTAGAAGAGAATAAGAAGTCTGTTGAGAATACGCTTCGCGACCAAGAATTGCAGCGCAATGCAATGGCGGCTAAGCAGTCTGAAAAAGCAAAATTGATTGCTGATACGAAGAATGACCAAAATAACTACGCGGCATTGGCTCAGAAGCGTAATTCTGAGGTGGCTAAGTTGCGAGAAGAGCAGGCTGCAGCTAACCGACGAGCCCTTGGTGGTAGTAATGTCTCCATTCCGGGTGGCGTACCTGGTGGTGGTGGTTATCCTGGCGTTTGGGCAAGTGCTCCACTTGATGCTTATGTTGACCCATGGGGATTGTATACGCGTGAGTGCGTGAGTTATGTAGCTTGGAAAATTCACAGCACTGGACGATATGTTCCGCATTTTGGTGGTGCGGGTAATGCAAACCAATGGCCATCTACTGCAGCGCGTCACGGTATTTCTAGCGGATCGACTCCAAAGGTTGGTTCGGCGGCTGTAATGAATATTGGATATTACGGACACGTTATGTACGTTGAGTCTGTTAATGGTGACGGAACTATTACTGTTAGTGATTACAACTTTGCCTGGGATGGTTTATATAGGCATTACACACGCTCAGCTTCAGGATTGACATACGTTTACTTCTAA